CGCCATCTCCCTTGCCCCGAAAGCCTGCACGTAGAACGCGATGGCCTCGCTCGCGCCATCGCAGATCAGATGCGGCGTAACCGTGCGCATGTCGGGGGGGATGGGCCGGATGTCTGAATGCGTCATGTGGAATCTCCTCCGGTCATGAGGCACGCGGATCGCGCGCGTCTTGGCATTTTGCCTGCAGTTCGCCCTCAAGGACGCGGAAACGCTCTATCGCGTCGCCGGCTTCGAAATCATCCGATGCCATCAGCGGGCGCACTTCGATTTCGCAATCGCCGCCGTCGGTGGTCGGGTTCGGATAACGTCGGCTCCACTCGATCGCCGTCTCGCGCGAGTCGGCCTCGATCAGGGTATAGCCGGCGATCAGTTCCCGGTTTTCCGCAAAGGGACCGTCGACCACGCAGCACTCCCCACCTGCATAACGCACGCGCCACCCCTGGCTGCTGGGCTGTAGGCCGCTGGCGTCGAGCAGCATGCCCGCCTGGGCGAGCGCCTCGTGATATTCGGCCATTCGCGCGATCAGCGCCTCGCCGGGCATACGGCCTTCCTCGGATGCTTGCGTTGCCTTGACTATGATCATGAAGCGCATGGCTTCCTCCTTTGGTATCGATGCCCGGCCGCAAACCAGCGGACGGGCGGTCGTCAAGCGGCTCAGTCCTGCCCGTAAGCTCGTTGCAAGGCTTCCAGGTCCAGCTTTTTCATATTCATAAAGGCTGTCATCACGCGCCCCGATCTTTCGGGATCCGGATCGCGCATCATGGCGTTCATGTCGGTCGGGACGACCTGCCAGGACACGCCGTAGCGATCCTTCAGCCAGCCGCATTGCTGCGCCTGCTCGTCCCCGCCCGCCGTCAGCCTCGCCCAGTAATAATCGATCTCGGCCTGTGTCTTGCAATCGATCTGCAGCGAAATCGCTTCATTGAAGCGGAACAGCGGGCCACCGTTGAGCGCGACGAAATCCTGCCCGTCCAGCACGAACGCAACCGTCATCACCGACCCGGCAGGACGACCGTGGACCTCGCGGCCAGCGTCGCCGTAGCGGCTGACGGCTTCGATCCTGGCGTTGGGGAAAACCGAAACATAAAAGCGTGCCGCATCCTCGGCCTGATCGTCGTACCACAGGCAGGGCGTAATTCTCTGCATGATGGAAGCCCTCCAGGTGCGGGCATCGGCCAGCCCCATGCCCGCTATACCCTATGGTCGATCCGAGCAGGCGGGAATCGACAGCCGGACGAAAAAAATCGTGTCCCCTTGCCGCAGCCGCCTGCGGCCATGCGGCAGGCCTAACCCGCGAACCCATAGCGTGAACAGACCCTAATCCGTGGATGGCAGCGCCGCCAGCCGGCTTTCGAGAAAACGGCGCTCGGGTGCCTGTCGGGCAAGCGCGAGCGCCCGCTCATAGGCCATCCGCGCCCGCTCGAAACGGCCCAGGCGGCGCAACAGGTCGGCGCGTGCGGCATGCGCAAGGTGGTAATCCTGCAACTCGCCACGCGCCAGAAGGGCATCGATCAGGGCCAGGCCTGCAT
The Acidihalobacter prosperus DNA segment above includes these coding regions:
- a CDS encoding VOC family protein; the encoded protein is MGLADARTWRASIMQRITPCLWYDDQAEDAARFYVSVFPNARIEAVSRYGDAGREVHGRPAGSVMTVAFVLDGQDFVALNGGPLFRFNEAISLQIDCKTQAEIDYYWARLTAGGDEQAQQCGWLKDRYGVSWQVVPTDMNAMMRDPDPERSGRVMTAFMNMKKLDLEALQRAYGQD
- a CDS encoding YciI family protein; protein product: MRFMIIVKATQASEEGRMPGEALIARMAEYHEALAQAGMLLDASGLQPSSQGWRVRYAGGECCVVDGPFAENRELIAGYTLIEADSRETAIEWSRRYPNPTTDGGDCEIEVRPLMASDDFEAGDAIERFRVLEGELQAKCQDARDPRAS